A single genomic interval of Amycolatopsis albispora harbors:
- a CDS encoding phosphodiester glycosidase family protein — translation MPPVVAAADPLAAPLGPVPAESAPAASSSGEATARVAAAAPDDGLVTGSATSEVAPGLSLTQFDRFDPLGWIRGDTLEVDLATGSLKPAYLNPGAVAARAPLSEQVAAAGAVAGVNGDFFDINATGAPLGVGIGGGQLHTAPAQGHNFTAAITAEGKARLASVFLDATVTLPGGPIKATNFNGAVLAKDGIGVYTPLWGSASRKTSVAGAAKVLEVELRDGKVAQLRPQPVDGPIAAGSTILLARDAGVDALAGLAVGDPVSVAYAPRSDAGELAVAVGGNKVLLADGQLQPVDTVAMHPRTAVGFSADGSRMWLSTVDGRQADSRGMTELELARHMQSLGADDAINLDGGGSSTLLAREEGDVAASVRNSPSDGGERTVPNGLGFATTPGSGKLTGFAPHPEQESENADRVLPGLSRRLVAGGHDESGAAVGVKPIWRSSRGIVRDGVFVATPGERATVEVEASYRGTRGSTELTVLGEPVRLGTSTEQVALSGAGASGDFQVYGYDADGYGTWLEPSDVQLEFDQSVVRVEPDGDRFAVTALVPAGATVVTAKAAGLVTHFVISVGSEPRLLSPLDGPAGWTASVYPAVVGAVLSEGDGRDGGRGLALDYRLTGTTATRAAYVNASTPYTLPAGTQKVGVWVNGDGKGAWLRAELRDASNVASIVDLTLAVDWTGWRYVEGSLPAGLPSGQRLTRFYAVENVPDQQYEGRLVFDDLTLKVAPSAEVPGDPAERDPAVLTDGSLGDGGLKVAVVSDAQFTADAPTGPLVAQARRTLREAVAAKPDVVVINGDFVDRGLAADFDLARQIITEELDGRVPWYYVPGNHEADGGKGLAEFQAEFGAPQRVVDLNGVRMVLLDSSRGSLRAGGFDQVRMLREALDGAETDAAVRGVVVAMHHPTRDPSPTGNSQLADGKEADLLRTWLTGFEERSGKPAAAIASHAGVFNVSRVDGVPYLINGNAGKAPAAAPGDGGFTGWTMVRLGSGVEIQTRPHVDELTLTAPASVKIGTKAAVFGTVNQGGRAVPVAYPVSADWIGGTGTHVGGGPAGGAVAAFDPSTGLLTGLRPGSAELTLEVNGVRRTVTIPVTL, via the coding sequence ATGCCGCCGGTGGTGGCCGCGGCCGATCCGCTGGCCGCGCCGCTCGGCCCGGTACCGGCCGAATCGGCCCCGGCGGCCTCGTCCTCCGGCGAGGCGACCGCCCGCGTCGCCGCGGCGGCCCCGGACGACGGGCTGGTCACCGGTTCCGCCACCAGCGAGGTGGCACCCGGCCTCAGCCTGACCCAGTTCGACCGCTTCGACCCGCTCGGCTGGATCCGCGGTGACACGCTGGAGGTCGACCTGGCCACCGGGTCGCTGAAACCGGCCTACCTGAACCCGGGTGCGGTCGCCGCCCGCGCGCCGCTGTCCGAGCAGGTCGCCGCGGCGGGCGCGGTCGCCGGGGTGAACGGCGACTTCTTCGACATCAACGCCACCGGCGCCCCGCTCGGCGTCGGCATCGGCGGCGGGCAGCTGCACACCGCGCCCGCGCAGGGCCACAACTTCACCGCGGCGATCACCGCCGAGGGCAAGGCGCGCCTGGCGTCGGTGTTCCTCGACGCGACCGTGACGCTGCCCGGCGGCCCCATCAAGGCGACCAACTTCAACGGCGCGGTGCTGGCGAAGGACGGCATCGGCGTCTACACCCCGTTGTGGGGCAGTGCTTCACGCAAGACCTCGGTCGCCGGGGCGGCCAAGGTGCTCGAAGTCGAACTGCGTGACGGCAAGGTCGCCCAGCTGCGCCCGCAGCCGGTGGACGGCCCGATCGCCGCGGGCAGCACGATCCTGCTCGCCCGCGACGCCGGGGTGGACGCGCTCGCCGGGCTCGCCGTCGGTGACCCGGTTTCGGTCGCGTACGCGCCCCGCAGCGACGCCGGGGAGCTGGCGGTGGCGGTCGGCGGCAACAAGGTGCTGCTCGCCGACGGTCAGCTGCAGCCGGTCGACACGGTGGCCATGCACCCGCGCACGGCGGTCGGCTTCTCCGCCGACGGCAGCCGAATGTGGTTGTCCACTGTGGATGGACGACAGGCGGACAGCCGCGGCATGACCGAACTCGAACTCGCGCGGCACATGCAGTCGCTGGGCGCGGACGACGCGATCAATCTCGACGGCGGCGGCTCGTCGACGCTGCTCGCCCGCGAAGAGGGCGACGTGGCGGCGTCGGTGCGCAACTCGCCGTCGGACGGCGGCGAGAGGACCGTGCCGAACGGCCTCGGGTTCGCCACCACGCCGGGCAGCGGCAAGCTGACCGGGTTCGCCCCGCATCCCGAGCAGGAGAGCGAAAACGCCGACCGCGTGCTGCCCGGGCTGTCCCGGCGCCTGGTCGCGGGCGGGCACGACGAGTCCGGCGCGGCGGTCGGCGTGAAGCCGATCTGGCGGAGTTCGCGCGGTATCGTGCGCGACGGGGTTTTTGTGGCCACGCCAGGGGAACGCGCCACCGTCGAGGTGGAGGCGAGCTACCGCGGCACCCGGGGCAGCACCGAGCTGACCGTGCTGGGCGAGCCGGTCCGGCTGGGCACCAGCACCGAGCAGGTCGCGTTGTCCGGCGCCGGGGCGTCCGGTGACTTCCAGGTCTACGGCTACGACGCGGACGGTTACGGCACCTGGCTCGAACCGTCCGACGTACAGCTGGAATTCGACCAGTCGGTGGTGCGCGTCGAGCCCGACGGCGACCGGTTCGCGGTGACCGCGCTGGTGCCCGCGGGCGCGACCGTGGTGACCGCGAAGGCGGCCGGGCTGGTCACGCACTTCGTCATCTCGGTGGGCAGCGAACCGCGGCTCCTGTCGCCTTTGGACGGTCCGGCGGGCTGGACGGCCTCGGTGTACCCGGCCGTGGTCGGCGCGGTGCTGAGCGAGGGTGATGGCCGTGACGGCGGCCGCGGCCTCGCGCTGGACTACCGGCTCACCGGCACCACCGCGACCCGCGCGGCCTACGTCAACGCGAGCACGCCGTACACGCTGCCCGCTGGCACGCAGAAGGTGGGCGTGTGGGTCAACGGAGACGGCAAGGGCGCCTGGCTGCGCGCCGAACTCCGGGACGCGTCGAACGTCGCGTCCATTGTGGACTTGACACTTGCGGTGGACTGGACCGGCTGGCGCTACGTCGAAGGCAGCCTGCCCGCCGGGCTGCCGTCGGGTCAGCGGCTCACCCGGTTCTACGCCGTGGAGAACGTGCCTGACCAGCAGTACGAGGGCAGGCTGGTGTTCGACGACCTGACGCTGAAGGTGGCGCCGTCGGCGGAGGTGCCCGGCGATCCGGCCGAACGCGACCCCGCGGTGCTCACCGACGGCTCGCTCGGCGACGGCGGGCTCAAGGTCGCCGTGGTCAGCGACGCGCAGTTCACCGCCGACGCGCCCACCGGCCCGCTGGTCGCGCAGGCCCGCCGCACGCTGCGTGAGGCGGTGGCGGCGAAACCGGACGTGGTGGTGATCAACGGCGACTTCGTCGACCGCGGCCTCGCCGCCGACTTCGATCTGGCGCGGCAGATCATCACCGAGGAACTCGACGGCCGGGTGCCCTGGTACTACGTGCCCGGCAACCACGAGGCCGACGGTGGCAAGGGGCTGGCCGAGTTCCAGGCGGAGTTCGGTGCACCGCAACGCGTCGTGGACCTCAACGGGGTCCGGATGGTGCTGCTCGACTCGTCACGCGGCAGCCTGCGTGCCGGTGGTTTCGACCAGGTGCGGATGCTGCGTGAAGCGCTCGACGGCGCCGAAACCGACGCTGCGGTGCGCGGGGTGGTCGTGGCCATGCACCACCCGACGCGCGACCCGAGCCCGACCGGCAACTCGCAGCTGGCCGACGGCAAGGAGGCAGACCTCCTGCGCACCTGGCTGACCGGGTTCGAGGAGCGCTCCGGCAAGCCCGCCGCCGCCATCGCCTCGCACGCCGGCGTGTTCAACGTGTCCAGAGTGGACGGTGTGCCGTACCTGATCAACGGCAACGCGGGCAAGGCACCGGCGGCGGCACCCGGCGACGGCGGGTTCACCGGCTGGACCATGGTGCGGCTGGGCTCCGGGGTGGAGATCCAGACCCGGCCGCACGTGGACGAGCTGACCCTGACCGCGCCCGCGTCGGTGAAGATCGGTACCAAGGCGGCGGTTTTCGGTACGGTGAACCAGGGTGGGCGGGCCGTTCCGGTGGCCTACCCGGTCAGCGCCGACTGGATCGGCGGTACCGGCACCCACGTCGGCGGTGGCCCCGCCGGTGGCGCGGTCGCTGCCTTCGACCCGTCGACGGGGCTGCTCACCGGGTTGCGCCCGGGGTCGGCGGAACTGACGCTGGAGGTCAACGGGGTGCGCCGCACGGTCACCATCCCGGTAACGCTGTGA